GGGGGTGGAGCTCACGGGGATATTGTGCAGCTGGCTTTTGACAAGTTCCAAGTCGGCCGCTATGAGCCTGGTGCTTTGGATGGATGTCCTGACGGGTGTGTATTCTGTTTTTATCAGTTAACTGATTTGgtataaaattgcaataactagtttttgatatttcagccgatctatataatttagatGGAAATGACTGTCCCGTTATTATATAGTCCATGTTTTTTTGCAAGGATTTCATATAAGTTGAAGTATTTACTATTTCGATGGTGTTTCGTTCCACAAAATTGCGAATAACAGCTATGAGTTTTTGTAACAATTGGAAGTATCAACTTTAAAAGCATTTTCCTGGTTGCTTCCTCagatgaataaatttaacgCTGCAAAAGATGAGATAAGATGAGAAGAACCAGACGTGATACAGTAATGACGACATAGGACTAAGGTTCAGTGGCGTATACCTCTTGGTTCTTGAAGCAAATACCTGTTGAGGAAAACGCTCATCTTTACACGCGCCCCCAATTTGGGGTATACTATCAGATCGGCACCCGTGGTAACTGGAGCCTTCCTCCCAGGTCCATTAGCAGTTACAATATTACTTCTTCATACGGGGTTAGTTAagagtaaaacaaaaaaccgGTTAAATGCGAGTTGAACTCGCCTGTAAAGGGTCTGTACGATACCAAAATccaatgtttttattcaatcgtgttatgttttacaataagtaATCTTACTGAATGTGAATTTTGAATGTACTTAATAGATTTGGTACTCATAAACGCtaacctatttataataatagtataggtactattatattatattggagCGTTTGTAGTAtagatactattattataaagaggtaagcgcctcaaacatacaaactcacaagtttgtatgtttgaggcgggtaatctccgaaactaccgaaccgatttcaaaaattctttcaccatttaaaggtacattatccaagattgctataggctatattttatctcaaaattcccacgagagcgaagccccgggcaacatctagtaatatataatatggataacattgtattattttatgaaaagacGTTACGTGTATATGTAATACTTACAGTAGTAATTTCACCAACTTAGTCAATTTGGTCGTGTCAGACTGTAGTAATTTGAACCTTAATGATATTAGCAATTAGGTAATTGTAGCATCTTTGTCCCAACGATCAGGAAGGGGTCTAAGTGATACCATTCGTTTAAGGAATAAAATAGGGTAAATtacaaggtcagaaaattaaaaaaatatatgtatgccctagataaaatagatatataagaCCACTGTGATAGTGCATATagtgtaacaatgcagctggagcactatacgaaaatttaaagttggttggaaggtccttttcaaaaaaacattaaaattataaaagtaaactcAATCAtcgtaaaaactaaaattttaaaacaacttttgttgaaGTCAACGGCATGAATGCAATAGGTATAAATGCCTACCCTATTTTCGCTAAGATATTAGAGTGGATCATTCAATCGTGATATTAGAGTGGATCATTTATccacgagtccaaaaatgtgtgattttatttttgtcatatctttgaaagtattgacATGAGTAGAATAGAATATCTATTCAATGTGCGATGGCGTAGTGGTTCTGGTGCTTAGCTTGTGATAGTTGCAGTTAAGTCACTTTCTTAATGGTCGGTCCTTGGATGGGTGAATCTCCAGCTACGCCATGCTTCCCGGCTGCATTGGCAGTCATTAAAACCCACCTATTTGCTTTGGGCCGGCGTGTCATGAATATAAACTCCACCTGTAAGCAAGGCCAATGCTCCAGGAGTGGGAACATTAAAGTGACTAacgatgatatattttttatgatcacTATCATAATCAACAGTCAttttaaacgtccccactgctggggcacttaCCTTACGGATGGATAACTGCTGGGGCACTTACCTTACGGATGGATAACCAGTTTGGGCCATGAtccaccacgcgggcccattgccGATTGGCGGgctttaacgactgcaaataaaACCGGGACcacggaggagctcaagataattttggtcacccatccaataaCCGACCATTGTGAACATCTCTGCGAAGGCGCTAATCACTACGGCATTGGTAGGTGCTAACAATGTATCTACTTTCAATGTATCACTTattcatcaaataaaataagaaatttagaaaaatttcCATGCAATGCAATAAAGTACTAGTTTTCTATGATTTagatagttttatttcaaaaacattaatatcaaTGAGAAAGTTGCTATTATCACAAATATTGTATCAAAAAATAACGAATTGTGTTTTGGCTTGGTAACTTGTTGTTTTAGCAAAGTTCAGGAAAAGAAGTTTCGCGAAAAATATAGTGCTTTCTGGATTCCCAAAATGCACTAAATtttgtctataaataaatataaatatatagtaaataaatatattaggacaaatcacacagattgagctaaccccaaagtaagttcgagacttgtgttatgggatactaactcaacgatactatattttataacatatacatatatatatatatatatatatatatatatatatatatatatatatatatatatatatatatatatatatatatagagataaacatccaagagccgggtcaatcagaaaaagatcattttccatcatgacccgaccggggatcgaacccgggacctctcggttcagtggctagaaccaTACCACTGCTcaaccgaggtcgtcaaacatcatttaatttagaatatgacgtgaaaaattgcctgtgaaggcctaatttctgaaatgatttgattttgattttgacagaAGAGAGGagcttactttcgcattcataatatttgttaggCTAATCCTAActatgtggtgttaaaagaatgCTTTTAATCCTACATACTTTGTGAATCTATTCGGACCAATTCATGGGACAGCGTCTCCGATTCTCTTTCCATATATTGTCCCAGTCAACAGCTTTTCCAGGTCATTAATTTATGAACGTCATTCTAAATATCCCAATATTTTACATTCGGTCGAACTGTAAGATCTCGATAACACagtatttaaacttaattgcaaaaaatactttatataaaagtattgcAAATTACAATATGGACTTGACCTCAGacataatattaacttttgacattaaaagcattatctaacagtcGACCATTGGGTCATACATAAGGGTCATACAAAGAATTGGTATAGCTAGAGTTTCCACctttttgtagaaaaaaaaaacagtattcacataaaaatatttcaaaaaatatatacatatattgttaattcgtgaaataaaaaaaaataaaactacgtCTCGAATTTGACATGCATTTGTTAACAGGTACATGCAATTATCGGAGCTGGGCCGGCCTTTCACCGGGGGGTCCTGGTGCGGGGAGGCGGGGGGCGCGGCGCTGTACTACTCAGAGACGGCGACCGTCACAGTATCCGTCAAATTGTTCAGGGCTCGTCTTGGCGAGCCGTTCTCCTTCCAGCTGCGATATAAGTTTCTGCAGCAACGGGACGCTGTAGTCAGGTCAGTATGTCTTAAAGTTAACGGCCCGGCGTCTCTTCGTTCGGTTAAaagcattataaattatattaaacctTCTTCTTGAATTACTTTAACCATTGAAAAACCtgaatccgttgcgtagtttttaaGATCTAGGCATACATAGGAAGAGACGGTCGGGAAACAACTTTGTTGTATTCATGTAGTGCATCCGATATCCGTTTCCCGCTGGAattcccttcttagtgctatCCTTCACTCaccagggaacctacatgccaaatttcagcttcctatgcccagtagtttcggctgtacatTGTTTGTCAGTccgtcagtcactcagtaataGAAGAGTTTTATATCTATAGACAGTAtttcaaaaagctacaaattattatatcgtCCACTCACTGCTGAGAGTAAAAGCCGAAAGGAACTCAGTTTAACAACCTTAACACGCCAGAAAGGcttatcattattgtttttttttttacatattttaatagtataataaagtacattacATGGTTAAAAAgcacacaaaaaatatgttatgattgtgatcgagtgctgataaTTAAACCTTCATACAGATACAACGTTTCACGCACaacacgcaaaaactactggatggaatttgatgcggttttcacagttgtatagcggatagtctaacttaaaatctggtataggttttatcgcgatacgttgcttagaacccgagatattgacaataataatttatgagcggACGGACTTCATAAATGCAAGCGAAGTcgcgtgcaaaagctagtatacaataaattgattttaaaagcATTGTCTTCCTGCGCACCGATGATGGTGTGTCCCTAAATTTTCCAGAAACTCTTCTATTGCTGATGCACCGTCATGACACTCATAGACGCGCGTGAGTCCGTCTTCATAAATCGGTTATGTTTGGTCCAGGTTCGGCGCCATGGAAGCACCGTTGGAGCGAGGCGCTGTCTCCCCCGGCACGTACTGTACCCGGACATATGAGGAGTGCCACCGCAAGCCCTGCCGACTGCAGTCACCCAACTACCCTGGCATGTACCCAAGGTAATCATacctttttactttttcataaCAGAGCTATGGTGTTTCCCTCGATGATGGACCTTTTTGTATTACTGCAACACCTATTGTTCCTGGTTGTTCtttctgtgtttttttttatatctgcaATGTTTATGTCTTGTTGtttctttacaaataaatattttatctatctacCCTCAGTATTATGACCAGCGATACGCCTAATCACAACTAcgtttttaaaaagaattcATAGTTTTTTTGAACCCatgcataatataatttggttTTGTTTGTGGTCGTGTGTACAGACAATTGTTTTTCTggaataaaatgcataaattTGACTTGTACTTATGTGTTTATTCTTGTCACTTCTTTACCTCTTTCATAACAgttcataaaaacatttttcgttATTCGTGGTCCTAATATTTAGGCTATTATTGATGGTGGATGGAGAgattcaacaatatttttttgtctaggAACGTGACATGTTACTGGAGTTTACGACAGAAAGACATCCCGACGTGCAAACACGCCATGATCTCCGTACGCCAGGAGTACTCTCACAAGATGCAGATCAAACGATCTATATCCATGGCAAGGTCAGCAACATAggaaaaaaatcatcaattttTACATGATAATAGTGCTATCAATTATtggtaatatttgaaatagacATAAATGTATGTCTCCTGACAATAAGCAACGTCATACAATGAGCAAAAATGGAAATTACAGTAGGTATTCATTACTTTCCTGCTCACCGTAGGTGCTATCAGTGGTATTTTTAATGGTACACTCTAATGAATAAAGACATTAATTAAATGGTACTGGTCAACTGGTACTACAGAGACTACTTCTATGAAGCTCTCTTCTTGTACGAAGATAAAGTAATACTCGTATACTTGAATTTGAAATCTCCTGACACAGCTTGAACAAAACTGGTCGAGCAGTACGAGCGTGGCGGGAATGCACCGGAGAAAGAGACAGGTTGATCTTCTACGACGGCGGCAGTACAGATGACCCGGTCCTTGTCGAGTTCTGCGGCGGAGACTGGCTGCCCAGGGTCACTTCCAGAGGACCAGAGATGCTGGTGGCCTTCCACTCATCGCCTTTCAGCGCCCCGCTGAAGTCCGCAGCGCCACAAGCCCCGTTAAGAGGATTTGAATTGGATGTTGATGTTGTGTTTGCTGACTCTGATTCGCTCGATTATGCGAGGTAAGTCGGGTCCTGGTTGCATTCGTGGCTCTCTCTCTTCCTCGCGTGTTCTCGGTTACTCGGAGCTATGACGCCCCGAAGGGTGTGCGTAAAAATCAATCcttacattttaaaagctatgattttacaaccagttGCTTGCCAAAGCCTGCTTGACTTCAACCTCCTTTGGggatgttattgttgcctatcagctttTATATGTACCACATCCACGGGAGGTATTAGAagtagtcctattctagggcgggaccacacacCACACGGTCTCATTCATGACTGTGCCCCTAAAATCGTGGTGCTTGAAAATAAACCTTGAAATTTTTAGGATTCGGTTGTGATTGTACCTGTTGTCAAACCAAATTGGAAATGCTATTTTCGCTCATCTACCACCAACGTTATGAGTTTCTTAGTCCCCTTGTACAAAATTCACAAGAGTGAGATAGAAGAGATAGAAGATAAAAGTTGATGGCTTGTCACACAGAGAGGCGCGGCGTTGTGAATTCCATGTGAAAGCCTCATCTTCAGAAGAGGAAGGAAACACAACCGCCATGGGCAATGGGAGAGGCAGACGAGGTAGACTAAGAGCTCCATCACATACTTTGCCTCCGAATACGACGTGCACTTGGACCTTTCATGGCAGACCTGGTAAGAtcctacaaaaataaaatattcatgtaCTAAATgttgctattaaaaaaaaatacgaattcaGGATAGTTGGTAGCGCCTTGCCTGGTAAACATCATCGTTTTCATGTcctatttcatattttgtgtgGTAGAAAAAGGTTGAAAaaggaagaagaagatatGATGTGATCTCCTTTCTAAAACTGTCACTTTTACTATATTCTTGGTTGGTAGGTGACCTGGTCTGGATCTACTTTTCAAGCTTCACCCATTACTCTCTGGTGGAGCAGAGGCGAGTCGAGAGTGGAGAGAGAGATGAAGAGAACGCATTGATCCCGCCAATACTACGGCCAACACCTGCGCCTGCGCAAGTTAGTATATCGATTTGTGCTTATCGTTTCTggtaaatattcttaaaataaataattcgacACACATATTTCACATGCCATAGGGTCGCGAGACAGGTGGTGGCTGCGCAGTGGAGTTGCGCATTTGGGACGGTGGGGGGGAGTCGCTGCTTGGCCACTACTGCGACGCAACGCCTGCTctgtgcgcgcgcgcagcgcTCGCTAACGCAACGCGAGCTCCCCGACCATGCTCGCCGCCCGATGGGTACGAACTACTATGACtacaatgaaaatatgatattaactcacatttttctttatcGGTTGTTCTTACGATCATAACGAATGATTAATTCTTCATCACTTTTTGGACATAGACTATTATCTGCTTTCTATGCTTTTTGATTCGGTATATGTCTATTTCTTCACCAAGTACCTTCATCCTGATCttcctttcttttttatatacttaatccATAAATTGGTGGTAGGTATGTGTCGACAGCTGCGATGCTTTCAATGGCAGCAACTTCCAAACCCGGCACTGCGACGCACCCTCTAGCATTCTCATTACATTATGAGTTTGTTGATGCCAGATTAGAAGGTCTATCGATGCCCGAAGACCACAGAAAAAAGCGGACTATGCCAGCGGAATGTGCAAGAGTTTTGACAACTCCCGGAGATTTTGCGTCGCCGAGGAACGCCTTATGGTTCGGACGCGGAGGAGCTAGAAGCTTGAGATGCGTGTACAGGATCCAGGGAAATGGTGGGAAAGTCTTAGTCGAACTGACTTCGGCAACCTTCGGCCGGGAGCCGATTTGTTCGACCAAGCCCGATCCGGTTACTGGGAGGCCGTCTTGCGTGATTGAACCTCCGTTGGAGCCTCGACTTGAAGATGAAACTAACACAGAAGTGGATGAATTGGATGACGATGATGAGTTTTCGCTGAGAGTCCCACATTTGCAAGTTTATGAGTCACCGTGGCCAGGATACAGGGTTAGTTGCGCTAAATTCATGAGCTTTatatttaagaattatttaGTTTCTGACTGTGTATAACATGTACAATGTTATGTTTACTTATTCTTATCCCGGGTTAAAGTTAAATGAAATACTTATGTTTTGATGCTTCAATATTTAaacactaaataatatataagaaaagcCTGCAGTAGCGCTGCAGGtttcaacaatattattttatttatggtgagttttaaatgaatgtaaatatctgaattatagcatttttatataaaagaatcCGTGTAAGCACTAATATACATagagaaagaaaatatcaCTTAAATGGGATTTTAAGATCAAACGTTTGAAAGGAATAGTTAAATATCTCTCCATTTAACTATTTCTTTCAAAGGTTTGATCATGATGAAGATGAAGCTATTCCAAACTTCGACCAGGTGCCAGTTGCATGCATATGCGACAACAGCAGCGCACCGCTTCAACTAGAATCGCTCGGCGGAGCGCTAGAACTGGAGCTGGTAGCGCCAAGGCTGAGGCCGGCGGAAGACCAGCGGCACTTACAGTTCCGAGGGACTTGGACGCGCCACGCCGCACCGCCTTGCGCTTCACGGAGGAGACTGGCGCCGCCGGGACAGAGGGTGCATTTGCTGTATCCTTACTCGTAAGTTATGCTTTTCTCAGGGTTTATCTGTGTTTTGATTGGGTTAATTTCAGTATTTTCATCGTCTGTGTAAATTCTATTTCAGTTTTGTCCTAAAACGTGtacttaattatgtttaattgCGTAGCGTAGTAACATATACACGGCAGTGTATTATGCCAAGTTCAAGAAAAGACACTGCTGGATTACTATTGGGTAATTTTTCctcgaaaacattttttttattacaaataggAGTTATTTCAATCGTTCCTTATAATGCCGGGGTAAAatcaactttttaatatattttaaggcCCAGGATGGCAAACGAGCTGATGGTGAGTGGTCAACGCAGCCCAGAATAATCAAAATACTTTGTTGGCAGTGACAACCGAATCTCAGAATGCGGCGAGACCCCCTTCTTACTCGTAGCGCGTGGTAACCGCAGCGTATTCCTGAGAGTGTGGGGGGAAGAACTACCAGCCATGGACCCCCCACCGTG
This portion of the Plodia interpunctella isolate USDA-ARS_2022_Savannah chromosome 10, ilPloInte3.2, whole genome shotgun sequence genome encodes:
- the LOC128673112 gene encoding uncharacterized protein LOC128673112, which codes for MRWLAVVVTLCLALHGAAGGCGVAEFACRSGACVRLDSFCDGTAQCADGSDEPPHCSVCNRTYYGRAGVAYSLGVREAPRAPFLCHLTFTAGGGAHGDIVQLAFDKFQVGRYEPGALDGCPDGYMQLSELGRPFTGGSWCGEAGGAALYYSETATVTVSVKLFRARLGEPFSFQLRYKFLQQRDAVVRFGAMEAPLERGAVSPGTYCTRTYEECHRKPCRLQSPNYPGMYPRNVTCYWSLRQKDIPTCKHAMISVRQEYSHKMQIKRSISMASLNKTGRAVRAWRECTGERDRLIFYDGGSTDDPVLVEFCGGDWLPRVTSRGPEMLVAFHSSPFSAPLKSAAPQAPLRGFELDVDVVFADSDSLDYAREARRCEFHVKASSSEEEGNTTAMGNGRGRRGRLRAPSHTLPPNTTCTWTFHGRPGDLVWIYFSSFTHYSLVEQRRVESGERDEENALIPPILRPTPAPAQGRETGGGCAVELRIWDGGGESLLGHYCDATPALCARAALANATRAPRPCSPPDGYVSTAAMLSMAATSKPGTATHPLAFSLHYEFVDARLEGLSMPEDHRKKRTMPAECARVLTTPGDFASPRNALWFGRGGARSLRCVYRIQGNGGKVLVELTSATFGREPICSTKPDPVTGRPSCVIEPPLEPRLEDETNTEVDELDDDDEFSLRVPHLQVYESPWPGYRVPVACICDNSSAPLQLESLGGALELELVAPRLRPAEDQRHLQFRGTWTRHAAPPCASRRRLAPPGQRVHLLYPYSDNRISECGETPFLLVARGNRSVFLRVWGEELPAMDPPPCHTTNRVFVYDAQDERLIRVICPGGGERTVHVFTDDWWGRGVRGAGTNGAQAAALLVVWSARESGHAHFSWMEVWRAGPTPALQRLTGVEVWPNVSQQCAHPCISLGACMERDLWCDGETDCPGGGDEAGGCGATARILAALAAPAVAGAAAGTAAAAGLLVLACVAVCRRRRRRADKQLLGALAAGRRLTEELLYDASRTSSTVSS